One Helianthus annuus cultivar XRQ/B chromosome 7, HanXRQr2.0-SUNRISE, whole genome shotgun sequence genomic region harbors:
- the LOC110868471 gene encoding formate--tetrahydrofolate ligase, which yields MTSRKLQVVSPVPADIDIANSVVPLHISEIAKDLNLNPDHYDLYGKYKAKVLLSVFDELKERQDGYYVVVGGITPTPLGEGKSTTTVGLCQALGAFLDKKVVTTLRQPSQGPTFGIKGGAAGGGYSQVIPMDEFNLHLTGDIHAITAANNLLAAAIDTRIFHENTQKDTALFNRLCPPDKEGKRAFNDIMFRRLKKLNITKTKPEDLTPEEVTKFARLDIDPDSITWRRVMDVNDRFLRKITVGQGPDEKGMVRETGFDISVASEIMAVLALTTSLSDMRERLGKMVIGNSKSGDPITADDLGLGGALTVLMKDAINPTLMQTLEGTPVLVHAGPFANIAHGNSSIVADKIALKLVGPGGYVVTEAGFGSDIGTEKFMNIKCRYSGLKPQCAIIVATIRALKMHGGGPLVTAGKPLDRAYTTENVGLVEAGCVNLARHIENTKAYGVNVVVAVNKFATDTDAEIAAVKNAALAAGAFDAVLCTHHAHGGKGAVDLGIAVQKACENATQPLKFLYPLDISIKEKIEAIARSYGASGVEYSDQAEKQIEMYTKQGFSGLPICMAKTQYSFSDNASAKGAPSGFVLPIRDVRGSIGAGFIYPLVGTMSTMPGLPTRPCFYDIDLDTETGRVKGLS from the exons ATGACTTCAAGAAAACTGCAAGTGGTATCCCCTGTTCCAGCAGATATAGATATAGCAAACTCTGTTGTTCCTCTGCACATCTCTGAGATTGCTAAAGATCTCAATCTTAACCCTGATCATTATGATCTTTATGGCAAATACAAGGCAAAG GTTTTATTGTCTGTGTTTGATGAACTTAAAGAAAGACAAGATGGATACTATGTTGTTGTTGGAGGAATCACTCCAACTCCTCTTGGAGAAGGCAAGTCTACTACTACTGTTGGTCTTTGTCAAGCTTTGGGAGCTTTTCTCGATAAAAAG GTTGTCACCACTCTTCGACAACCATCACAAGGGCCAACATTCGGGATCAAAGGCGGTGCAGCCGGCGGTGGTTACAGTCAAGTCATCCCTATGGATGAGTTCAATCTCCATTTAACCGGTGACATCCACGCAATCACCGCTGCAAACAACCTTCTAGCCGCTGCCATCGACACCCGAATCTTCCACGAAAACACACAAAAAGACACCGCCCTCTTTAACCGATTGTGTCCACCCGACAAAGAAGGTAAGCGCGCATTCAATGACATTATGTTCCGACGCTTAAAAAAGCTCAACATCACCAAAACCAAACCCGAAGATTTGACCCCAGAAGAAGTCACCAAGTTTGCTAGACTCGACATTGACCCGGATAGCATCACTTGGAGGCGGGTCATGGATGTTAACGACCGTTTCTTGCGAAAAATCACCGTGGGCCAAGGCCCAGATGAGAAAGGAATGGTGAGAGAAACTGGTTTCGATATATCGGTTGCGAGTGAGATAATGGCGGTTTTAGCGCTCACTACATCGTTATCCGACATGAGAGAACGCCTCGGGAAAATGGTGATCGGTAACAGCAAAAGCGGTGACCCCATAACCGCTGACGATCTTGGGCTTGGTGGTGCGTTAACCGTGCTCATGAAAGATGCGATCAACCCAACCCTTATGCAGACACTCGAAGGCACCCCGGTTCTTGTTCACGCAGGCCCGTTTGCCAACATAGCTCACGGGAACTCGTCTATAGTCGCTGACAAGATCGCGTTAAAGCTAGTGGGGCCCGGCGGGTATGTTGTTACGGAAGCAGGATTTGGTTCTGATATAGGAACTGAGAAGTTTATGAACATTAAATGTCGATACAGTGGTTTGAAACCTCAGTGCGCGATTATTGTGGCGACTATTAGGGCCCTAAAGATGCACGGTGGTGGGCCACTGGTGACAGCTGGCAAGCCGCTTGATCGCGCTTACACAACTGAAAATGTGGGTCTTGTGGAAGCAGGGTGCGTGAACCTGGCTCGACACATTGAGAACACGAAGGCTTATGGTGTGAATGTTGTTGTGGCTGTGAATAAGTTTGCTACTGATACGGATGCTGAAATAGCCGCTGTTAAGAACGCCGCCCTTGCGGCGGGTGCGTTTGATGCTGTTCTTTGCACTCATCATGCCCATGGTGGAAAAGGAGCG GTTGACCTCGGTATTGCGGTCCAAAAGGCCTGTGAAAATGCGACGCAACCTTTGAAATTCTTGTACCCGTTGGACATAAGCATCAAAGAGAAGATAGAAGCCATTGCAAGATCATATGGTGCTAGTGGTGTTGAATACTCAGATCAG GCGGAGAAACAGATTGAGATGTATACCAAACAAGGCTTTTCGGGTTTACCAATCTGTATGGCGAAAACCCAATACTCGTTTTCCGACAATGCATCAGCCAAGGGGGCTCCATCTGGATTCGTGTTGCCAATCAGGGACGTTAGGGGAAGCATTGGTGCTGGATTCATATACCCGTTGGTCGGGACCATGAGCACTATGCCTGGCCTTCCTACACGACCATGCTTCTATGACATTGATCTCGACACTGAAACTGGACGCGTAAAAGGGCTTTCTTAA